The genome window GACGATCTTGCCGTCGCGGGTCTTCTTCCCGGTGCGGAACGCGGTCATCCGGATCCCGGGCCACGTCTCGATGTACACCGGGCTCTGCAGCTCGTCGGTGCCGGAGACGGCCGTCTCGATCGCGAGCTTCGAGGCGTTGTACACCACCCGCAGCGCCGGGATACGGTTTATCGCGTCGTCCACCGCCGACTCCGCTAAGCGTCCGAGGGTGGTCCGCATGAAGTAGCCGACCGCGAGGACGACGGTCGCGAACACCGCGAACGCGATCACCACCCGGGAGACGGGCTCTAACGGCGCCGGGATGACCTCGGGCTGGAGCCCCTCGATGAGCGGGATCGAGGCGATGTACTGGTAGATCCAACGGA of Halorubrum trapanicum contains these proteins:
- a CDS encoding DUF502 domain-containing protein, with amino-acid sequence MSTWKRDFASGLIVLSPLLVLLLVLRWIYQYIASIPLIEGLQPEVIPAPLEPVSRVVIAFAVFATVVLAVGYFMRTTLGRLAESAVDDAINRIPALRVVYNASKLAIETAVSGTDELQSPVYIETWPGIRMTAFRTGKKTRDGKIVLFMPTAPNITTGFVIEVEPEKIEETGETVEEGMTRVLSAGFAESAHQVPVHEENPGEGDGADTADGFGHVRTDGTPGDGEGSAAEGSSSAE